Proteins encoded together in one Triticum dicoccoides isolate Atlit2015 ecotype Zavitan chromosome 7B, WEW_v2.0, whole genome shotgun sequence window:
- the LOC119336307 gene encoding MADS-box transcription factor 22-like — MWLANSTPKSLVFCRSLCFLFVVVRFFLFVHISMPRKERRSGVAYIHNDKDRDLTFYKRRSGLFKRVTDISALTRARVAVVLETNNGKMHSFGTPFADPIVDAFLFGTPPGVPSADEATTARIGSLQNEVAQLDMENMTEEEKNNLSILRMKNIQEENPGMVANLIFTKEQDLSLEDLNKPFSELSRVQKDFRFRLPPLHGREDNTGGTCVAQDLQLPSVLPVDHLGTTHLLMQSSWAHNLSQLQLPSDPIPSQLEQTSAPLFPMQLPQMFHSAPPSLAPHLASHVQPIPNQVHEQTPPEELHV, encoded by the coding sequence ATGTGGTTAGCCAACAGTACTCCTAAATCTCTAGTTTTCTGTAGATCCTTGTGCTTCCTATTTGTAGTAGTTAGGTTCTTCCTCTTTGTCCACATTAGTATGCCGAGGAAAGAGCGTCGGTCAGGAGTGGCATACATCCATAATGACAAAGACCGTGATCTCACCTTCTACAAGCGACGTTCCGGTTTGTTCAAGAGGGTGACTGACATCTCTGCCCTCACTAGGGCTAGGGTTGCGGTCGTCCTAGAAACAAACAATGGAAAGATGCACTCATTTGGGACACCATTTGCCGATCCCATTGTTGATGCTTTCCTATTTGGAACTCCACCAGGAGTTCCCTCGGCCGATGAGGCAACCACTGCTAGGATTGGAAGCCTACAAAACGAGGTGGCTCAGTTGGACATGGAGAACATGACCGAGGAAGAAAAAAACAACCTTTCCATCCTTCGTATGAAAAATATCCAAGAAGAGAATCCAGGTATGGTGGCAAATCTCATCTTCACGAAGGAACAAGATCTCAGTCTTGAAGATCTGAACAAGCCCTTCAGTGAGCTCTCTCGGGTCCAAAAAGACTTTAGATTCCGGCTACCTCCACTACATGGTCGTGAAGACAATACCGGTGGCACATGTGTGGCACAAGATCTGCAACTACCAAGTGTTCTGCCGGTAGATCATTTGGGTACTACTCATTTACTTATGCAGTCATCGTGGGCTCACAATCTCTCACAACTCCAGCTACCTTCCGATCCAATACCATCACAACTAGAACAAACTTCGGCACCACTTTTTCCTATGCAGTTACCACAAATGTTCCATTCTGCACCACCGTCTTTAGCTCCACACTTGGCTTCCCATGTCCAACCCATACCAAATCAGGTACATGAGCAAACTCCACCAGAGGAGTTGCATGTTTAG